In one Poecilia reticulata strain Guanapo linkage group LG8, Guppy_female_1.0+MT, whole genome shotgun sequence genomic region, the following are encoded:
- the lg8h17orf75 gene encoding protein Njmu-R1 isoform X1 → MFSSQTSSFQDSIDVEERDEFDSEDIAGYSQKIQLNCYYTIYLYQGTRSEACGENVAWNQRRADSTTSHDDFSLTLIDSSLPSEAEPELRIYISRRLSKGALLGGMGNIATVELSLPEQAIGCYCCLLEQERSPEQPDADGNGYVICFMGGSEKGLNLFRLELDKYVQGLHSSLQTPELQNLETEVRPYLGRWYEESVMHIYRVVQLVQSNISFLLHAALSHTHVEVTNADERTKADVSRFIKAASLQGLSQQDTTTASLCKAMSEDTQSDVVIDCSSSPPTLSNTVSNRFCDGWIQAFLNAAERCNPFLLRQILENFKLKAIQDMNSLKRFVRQAEMSHYALFRCCQFLQGCGNGDVLLQNARAEHSDLPEACNIIAVLDEFLGEQAQA, encoded by the exons ATGTTTTCTTCCCAGACTTCGTCTTTCCAGGATTCAATCGACGTGGAGGAGAGAGATGAATTTGACAGCGAAGATATTGCTGGATACAGCCAGAAAATTCAGYTGAACTGCTACTACACCATCTATCTTTATCAGGGCACCAG ATCTGAGGCCTGTGGAGAAAATGTGGCGTGGAACCAGAGACGTGCAGACTCCACAACAAGTCACGATGACTTTAG YTTGACACTAATTGACAGCAGCCTTCCATCAGAAGCAGAACCGGAGCTGCGGATCTATATTTCAAGGAGGCTGAGTAAAGGAGCTCTTCTTGGAGGCATGGGTAACATTGCCACTGTGGAGCTCAG TCTTCCAGAGCAGGCAATCGGCTGCTACTGCTGTCTCCTGGAGCAGGAAAGGTCTCCAGAACAGCCGGACGCTGATGGAAACGGATATGTCATCTGCTTCATGGGGGGCTCCGAAAAGGGTCTGAACTT ATTTAGATTAGAGCTTGATAAATATGTCCAAGGCCTACACAGCAGCCTTCAAACTCCAGAG CTGCAGAACCTTGAGACAGAAGTCCGTCCCTACCTGGGCCGCTGGTACGAGGAGTCGGTGATGCACATTTATCGAGTGGTGCAGCTGGTCCAGAGCAACATCAGCTTCCTGCTGCATGCT GCTCTCAGTCACACACACGTGGAGGTCACCAATGCGGACGAGAGGACAAAGGCCGACGTGTCCAG gTTCATTAAAGCAGCCAGTTTGCAGGGCCTGTCTCAGCAGGACACCACCACTGCCTCTCTGTGCAAAGCCATGTCGGAGGACACACAGTCTGATGTGGTTATCGACTGCTCCTCCAGCCCGCCCACGCTCTCTAACACCG TCAGTAACCGTTTCTGCGACGGCTGGATTCAGGCCTTTCTAAACGCTGCAGAGCGCTGCAACCCCTTCCTGCTCCGACAGATTCTGGAGAACTTCAAGCTGAAG GCCATCCAGGACATGAACAGCCTGAAGCGCTTCGTGCGTCAGGCCGAGATGAGTCACTACGCCCTGTTCCGCTGCTGCCAGTTCCTGCAGGGCTGCGGGAACGGAGACGTGCTGCTGCAGAACGCCCGGGCGGAGCACAGCGACCTGCCCGAAGCCTGCAACATCATCGCCGTCCTGGACGAATTCCTCGGCGAACAGGCTCAGGCCTGA
- the lg8h17orf75 gene encoding protein Njmu-R1 isoform X2 encodes MFSSQTSSFQDSIDVEERDEFDSEDIAGYSQKIQLNCYYTIYLYQGTSLTLIDSSLPSEAEPELRIYISRRLSKGALLGGMGNIATVELSLPEQAIGCYCCLLEQERSPEQPDADGNGYVICFMGGSEKGLNLFRLELDKYVQGLHSSLQTPELQNLETEVRPYLGRWYEESVMHIYRVVQLVQSNISFLLHAALSHTHVEVTNADERTKADVSRFIKAASLQGLSQQDTTTASLCKAMSEDTQSDVVIDCSSSPPTLSNTVSNRFCDGWIQAFLNAAERCNPFLLRQILENFKLKAIQDMNSLKRFVRQAEMSHYALFRCCQFLQGCGNGDVLLQNARAEHSDLPEACNIIAVLDEFLGEQAQA; translated from the exons ATGTTTTCTTCCCAGACTTCGTCTTTCCAGGATTCAATCGACGTGGAGGAGAGAGATGAATTTGACAGCGAAGATATTGCTGGATACAGCCAGAAAATTCAGYTGAACTGCTACTACACCATCTATCTTTATCAGGGCACCAG YTTGACACTAATTGACAGCAGCCTTCCATCAGAAGCAGAACCGGAGCTGCGGATCTATATTTCAAGGAGGCTGAGTAAAGGAGCTCTTCTTGGAGGCATGGGTAACATTGCCACTGTGGAGCTCAG TCTTCCAGAGCAGGCAATCGGCTGCTACTGCTGTCTCCTGGAGCAGGAAAGGTCTCCAGAACAGCCGGACGCTGATGGAAACGGATATGTCATCTGCTTCATGGGGGGCTCCGAAAAGGGTCTGAACTT ATTTAGATTAGAGCTTGATAAATATGTCCAAGGCCTACACAGCAGCCTTCAAACTCCAGAG CTGCAGAACCTTGAGACAGAAGTCCGTCCCTACCTGGGCCGCTGGTACGAGGAGTCGGTGATGCACATTTATCGAGTGGTGCAGCTGGTCCAGAGCAACATCAGCTTCCTGCTGCATGCT GCTCTCAGTCACACACACGTGGAGGTCACCAATGCGGACGAGAGGACAAAGGCCGACGTGTCCAG gTTCATTAAAGCAGCCAGTTTGCAGGGCCTGTCTCAGCAGGACACCACCACTGCCTCTCTGTGCAAAGCCATGTCGGAGGACACACAGTCTGATGTGGTTATCGACTGCTCCTCCAGCCCGCCCACGCTCTCTAACACCG TCAGTAACCGTTTCTGCGACGGCTGGATTCAGGCCTTTCTAAACGCTGCAGAGCGCTGCAACCCCTTCCTGCTCCGACAGATTCTGGAGAACTTCAAGCTGAAG GCCATCCAGGACATGAACAGCCTGAAGCGCTTCGTGCGTCAGGCCGAGATGAGTCACTACGCCCTGTTCCGCTGCTGCCAGTTCCTGCAGGGCTGCGGGAACGGAGACGTGCTGCTGCAGAACGCCCGGGCGGAGCACAGCGACCTGCCCGAAGCCTGCAACATCATCGCCGTCCTGGACGAATTCCTCGGCGAACAGGCTCAGGCCTGA